From one Gossypium hirsutum isolate 1008001.06 chromosome D08, Gossypium_hirsutum_v2.1, whole genome shotgun sequence genomic stretch:
- the LOC107963300 gene encoding agamous-like MADS-box protein AGL80, protein MTRKKVKLAYITDDSARKATYKKRTKGLMKKLSELSTLCDIDACSIMYSPYESQLEVWPSPMGVQQVLSKLVTIPEMEKSKNMLNQESFLSQKTTKASEQLKKHCKENWEKEMTQVMFNTICGKGVIHGLNFEALSEINLLLDKKMNDIDKRIDALARTPFNPQWVSSSSSSSLVVVPPMMMVAPKAMPRIGTEYIVQEDVNEMDQIQRQQWIMELMSNNNNLQTHVGGDGMMFQFGDNINSNNGLSSNVVFPLGK, encoded by the coding sequence atgacAAGGAAGAAGGTTAAGCTTGCTTATATCACCGATGATTCAGCAAGGAAAGCCACCTACAAGAAAAGAACGAAGGGTTTGATGAAAAAACTAAGTGAGTTGAGTACCCTTTGTGATATCGACGCTTGTTCTATCATGTACAGTCCTTATGAGTCCCAACTTGAGGTTTGGCCTTCCCCCATGGGAGTCCAACAGGTGCTTTCCAAGCTCGTGACAATCCCCGAGATGGAGAAAAGTAAGAATATGCTGAACCAGGAGAGTTTCCTCTCCCAAAAGACCACCAAAGCATCTGAGCAGCTAAAGAAGCATTGCAAGGAAAACTGGGAAAAGGAGATGACCCAGGTCATGTTCAATACGATTTGTGGCAAAGGGGTCATCCATGGTTTGAACTTTGAGGCCTTGAGTGAAATCAACTTGTTGCTCgataaaaaaatgaatgataTTGACAAGAGGATTGATGCACTTGCTAGGACACCCTTCAATCCTCAATGGGTGTCATCATCATCGTCCTCGTCCCTGGTTGTAGTGCCACCGATGATGATGGTAGCACCCAAAGCGATGCCGAGGATAGGTACGGAATATATTGTGCAAGAAGATGTGAACGAAATGGATCAAATACAGAGGCAACAATGGATCATGGAACTGATGAGCAACAACAACAACCTTCAAACTCATGTGGGAGGCGATGGGATGATGTTCCAATTTGGTGACAACATCAACTCTAACAATGGCCTTTCGTCAAATGTTGTTTTCCCTTTAGGAAAGTGA